A single region of the Vicia villosa cultivar HV-30 ecotype Madison, WI linkage group LG4, Vvil1.0, whole genome shotgun sequence genome encodes:
- the LOC131597304 gene encoding uncharacterized protein LOC131597304, with protein sequence MEDLEQENHEFRDEVTTLRVGVERLTALVESLVVARNQPSPPSSPRATQTQTEAQTTTICEVSTATISMAPITGLSHYQMPNGYPGGMSYNFVPEGYHPVTGAAQTTPIMTVIPPPVHTVPQAEEPIYQVEPNERGEVYDDFQDQFQEMRKEIKALKGKNSFGKNAYDMCLVPNVKIPAKFKVPDFEKYKGSSCPQSHLTMYCRKMATHTDDDKLLIHYFQDSLTGAALKWYMGLDSTHISSFDDLVEAFIRQYKYNVDMAPDRDQLRAMAQKEKESFKDAPTDFTEMVNMGMRLEEGVREGRLIMESGSSIGTKKYGNNFQKKWEDETIAFAIDGGESHNSRSYRPLAYQQAPFISYDQYPYVAAAQFKQPYRQPWASPPHSSSQNAPQNAAQNQNRQLNQNRASRNQQKKDRRIDPIPMTYAQLWPYLIESKAIAPRPTRPAKFPFPKEYNPNVKCDFHDGISGHSIEDCNVLKEKVQDLVDKKILSFKDIGPMP encoded by the exons ATGGAAgaccttgaacaagagaatcatgAATTCCGTGATGAAGTAACTACTCTTCGAGTTGGGGTGGAAAGATTGACTGCTTTGGTGGAAAGCTTAGTGGTTGCTCGGAATCAACCATCACCTCCTTCATCTCCTCGTGCCACTCAAACACAAACTGAAGCCCAGACTACTACGATCTGCGAAGTTTCTACTGCTACTATTTCTATGGCTCCTATCACTGGTCTCTCTCACTATCAGATGCCTAATGGCTACCCTGGGGGCATGTCTTACAACTTTGTGCCAGAGGGATACCATCCTGTTACTGGAGCTGCTCAAACTACTCCTATAATGACCGTGATTCCACCCCCGGTACATACCGTGCCACAAGCTGAGGAACCCATTTACCAAGTTGAGCCCAATGAAAGAGGTGAAGTTTATGATGATTTCCAAGATCAATTCCAAGAGATGCGAAAGGAGATTAAGGCCCTCAAAGGGAAGAAttcatttggaaagaatgcttatGATATGTGTCTTGTGCCAAATGTGAAAATACCTGCCAAGTTTAAAGTGCCTGATTTTGAAAAGTATAAAGGGAGTTCGTGTCCTCAgagccatttgaccatgtactgcaGAAAGATGGCCACTCATACTGATGATGATAAGTTATTGATCCACTATTTTCAAGATAGTCTAACTGGTGCTGCTTTGAAATGGTACATGGGATTGGATAGTACTCATATCAGTTCTTTTGATGACCTTGTAGAAGCGTTCattcgacaatacaagtataatgtcgacatggctcctgatagagatcaACTCCGAGCCATGGCGCAAAAGGAGAAAgagtctttcaaaga TGCTCCAACcgacttcactgaaatggtgaaTATGGGAATGCGACTAGAGGAAGGCGTACGAGAAGGACGATTGATTATGGAATCTGGATCGTCGATTGGAACCAAGAAATATGGAAACAACTTTCAGAAGAAGTGGGAAGATGAAACTATTGCTTTTGCAATTGATGGTGGAGAGTCTCATAACTCACGTTCCTACCGACCCTTAGCTTATCAGCAAGCACCATTCATATCATACGATCAGTATCCATATGTTGCGGCCGCGCAATTCAAGCAACCATACCGACAGCCTTGGGCATCTCCTCCTCATAGTTCTTCACAGAATGCTCCTCAGAATgcagctcagaatcagaatcgtcAACTGAATCAGAATAGAGCTTCAAGGAATCAACAGAAAAAGGATCGCCGCATTGAcccaattccaatgacctacgcTCAGCTATGGCCATATCTAATCGAGAGTAAAGCAATAGCTCCCAGACCAACCCGACCTGCAAAGTTTCCATTTCCCAAGGAATACAATCCAAATGTCAAGTGTGATTTTCACGATGGGATATCAGGTCACTCCATTGAAGATTGCAATGTCCTGAAGGAAAAAGTTCAAGATCTGGTTGACAAAAAGAtactctctttcaaggatattgGTCCTATGCCATGA